From one Archocentrus centrarchus isolate MPI-CPG fArcCen1 unplaced genomic scaffold, fArcCen1 scaffold_43_ctg1, whole genome shotgun sequence genomic stretch:
- the eve1 gene encoding even-skipped-like1, producing the protein MRTLDEAVELQLLLKMVELQHRLELQVLKTELQLKTLEMMQTGAVQGPQPTPVKTQPDRDHPTQGTGTGAETGHSSTAPNRRNRMGAEADLSLVTNSPGYKKTSDFVYVYGKLAILKHFQVAEDRQAPVAGTAVMHSSSGKEQQDSRSALLDQSRRHRTAFTREQLSRLEQEYGKESYVSRPRRCELAIALNLPETTIKVWFQNRRMKDKRQRHPLHWPHPPVDPLGALLMGSTSPSSILPYTFIQPHLPHIPVHHYTPLALSSTASSHSLYNTPMRPLNAFHLTQYNNSPGGLPPTTAALYPSVSIMHHPNSCPCPLCHQWEPEQLYKVRRDALGLSRPRSPKASTRPASLGRREEMV; encoded by the exons ATGAGGACTCTGGATGAGGcagtggagctgcagctgctgctaaaGATGGTTGAGCTGCAGCATAGACTGGAGTTGCAAGTGCTGAAGACGGAGCTGCAGCTGAAGACTCTGGAGATGATGCAG ACTGGAGCTGTGCAGGGCCCACAGCCGACTCCAGTGAAGACCCAGCCGGACCGTGACCACCCCACCCAAGGAACAGGAACAGGTGCAGAGACGGGCCATTCCTCAACTGCCCCCAACCGCAGAAACAGAATGGGTGCAGAAGCCGATCTGTCCTTGGTCACTAACTCTCCTGGTTACAAAAAGACATCTGATTTTGTATATGTTTATGGGAAACTGGCTATTTTAAAACACTTTCAAG TGGCAGAGGACAGACAGGCCCCCGTGGCTGGTACGGCGGTAATGCACAGTTCCTCCGGTAAGGAGCAGCAGGACTCGCGCAGCGCCCTGCTGGACCAAAGCAGAAGGCATCGAACCGCGTTCACGCGTGAGCAGCTGTCTCGTCTGGAGCAGGAGTATGGCAAGGAAAGCTACGTCTCCAGACCCCGGCGCTGCGAACTGGCTATTGCGCTCAACTTACCGGAGACTACGATAAAG GTGTGGTTCCAAAACAGGAGAATGAAGGATAAACGCCAGAGACACCCCTTGCATTGGCCTCACCCACCTGTTGACCCACTGGGGGCGCTTCTGATGGGCAGCACATCTCCTTCCTCCATCTTACCGTACACCTTCATCCAACCCCACCTCCCACACATCCCTGTCCACCATTACACCCCCCTGGCTCTCTCTTCAACAGCATCCTCTCACAGCTTGTACAACACACCAATGAGGCCCCTGAATGCATTCCACCTTACCCAGTACAACAACAGCCCTGGAGGGCTGCCTCcaacaacagcagcactttACCCCTCTGTAAGCATCATGCACCATCCTAATTCATGCCCCTGTCCCCTCTGCCATCAGTGGGAACCAGAACAACTCTACAAAGTCAGAAGGGATGCACTGGGACTGAGCCGGCCTCGTAGTCCAAAAGCCAGCACTCGTCCTGCTAGTCTGGGGAGGAGAGAAGAGATGGTGTAA